The Horticoccus luteus DNA window ATTTCCGCTTTGCCCCGCGGCGTGGTGCCGCGAGAGTGGCGGCATGGCCAAACAGGCGGTGCAGTATTTCGATCGTTACACGGGCGAGGTGAAGACCGAGCGCGTTTACGGGGAGCGGTGGCTGCGTTTCGCGTATGAGAATCCCGTGGGCCGTTTCTTCGTCTGGCTGCTCGCGCGGCGGGCGCTGTTTTCCAAGTGGTATGGCTGGAAGATGAACAAGCGCGCGAGTGGGACGCTGATATTCCCCTTCATCGTCGACTACGACATCGACGTGGACGAATTCGCGAAGTCGGCCTTCGATTTCAAGACGTTCAACGAGTTTTTCTACCGGGCGTTGAAACCGGGCGCGCGACCGATCGCCCCGGGGGACGACGTGGCGGTGTTTCCGGCGGACGGCCGGCATCTGGCGTTTGCAAATGTCGAGACGGCCGACGGGTTTTATGCGAAGGGGAAGAAGTTTACGTTGGCGCAACTGTTCCAGGACGAGGCGCTGGCGCAGGAGTTTGCGGGCGGCGCGATGTTGATCTCCCGGCTGTGTCCGGTCGATTACCACCGGTTCCATTTCCCGGTGGCCGGACTGCCGGCGGAGTCGCGGTTGATCCAGGGATCGTTGTATTCGGTGAGTCCGCTGGCGCTGCGGCGGCGGTTGGAATACCTCGTGGAAAACAAGCGCGTGCTCACGACGATCGCCGCGCCCGGCTTCGGCACCGTGGCGATGGTG harbors:
- the asd gene encoding archaetidylserine decarboxylase (Phosphatidylserine decarboxylase is synthesized as a single chain precursor. Generation of the pyruvoyl active site from a Ser is coupled to cleavage of a Gly-Ser bond between the larger (beta) and smaller (alpha chains). It is an integral membrane protein.), whose amino-acid sequence is MAKQAVQYFDRYTGEVKTERVYGERWLRFAYENPVGRFFVWLLARRALFSKWYGWKMNKRASGTLIFPFIVDYDIDVDEFAKSAFDFKTFNEFFYRALKPGARPIAPGDDVAVFPADGRHLAFANVETADGFYAKGKKFTLAQLFQDEALAQEFAGGAMLISRLCPVDYHRFHFPVAGLPAESRLIQGSLYSVSPLALRRRLEYLVENKRVLTTIAAPGFGTVAMVEIGATNVGTIRQTHVPGRAAKKGEEKGLFTFGGSCVVTVFQRGRLTFDADLLAQSAQQRETYARMGDRLGVGTRQA